One window from the genome of Blastopirellula retiformator encodes:
- the pgm gene encoding phosphoglucomutase (alpha-D-glucose-1,6-bisphosphate-dependent), whose translation MAISPLAGKPAPQEMLVDLAELEWLYYERRPNLEDPNELVSFGTSGHRGTPSQNTFTEAHILAVTQAICEYRKQQGIDGPVYMGKDTHALSAPAQRTALEVLAANEVETIIQKEDGVTPTPVISRAILVYNQGRTEHLADGIVITPSHNPPTDGGFKYNPTNGGPADVDVTNWIQKRANDLLRGDNADVKRIPFESALKAATTHEEDLVLPYVQDLKNIVDMEAIKAAGLSLGVDPLGGAAEPYWDPINSVYGLDIKVVNKKIDPTFSFMTVDHDGKIRMDPSSPYAMAGLLSLKDQFQLAFANDPDADRHGIVAPSSGLMNPNHFLAVAIRYLLTNRDWKADVAVGKTLVSSSMIDRVVGKLGRRLCEVPVGFKWFVSGLYDGSFCFGGEESAGASFLRFDGSVWSTDKDGPIMDLLAAEILAKTEKDPGVHYQELEAEFGSPCYTRIDAAATPEQKQKLKNLSAEAVAAPTLAGDAITAKLTKAPGNDAPIGGLKVVTDNGWFAARPSGTENIYKIYAESFQGPDHLDTIVNEAQEIVDASLASSH comes from the coding sequence ATGGCGATTTCTCCCCTCGCAGGCAAGCCAGCCCCGCAAGAGATGTTGGTCGATCTGGCCGAATTGGAGTGGCTGTATTATGAGCGTCGTCCCAATCTCGAAGATCCCAACGAACTGGTCAGCTTTGGCACCAGCGGTCACCGAGGAACGCCGTCGCAAAACACGTTCACCGAAGCCCACATCCTGGCCGTAACGCAAGCGATCTGCGAGTATCGCAAACAGCAAGGAATCGATGGCCCTGTCTACATGGGCAAAGACACCCACGCCCTCTCGGCGCCTGCTCAGCGGACCGCCCTGGAAGTGTTGGCGGCCAATGAAGTCGAGACGATCATCCAAAAAGAGGATGGCGTTACCCCAACGCCGGTGATCTCTCGCGCGATCCTGGTCTATAACCAAGGCCGAACCGAGCACCTGGCCGACGGCATCGTCATCACGCCGTCCCACAACCCGCCGACCGACGGCGGTTTCAAATACAACCCGACCAACGGCGGTCCGGCCGACGTCGACGTCACCAATTGGATTCAGAAGCGGGCCAACGACCTGCTTCGCGGCGACAATGCCGACGTGAAACGAATCCCGTTTGAGTCGGCCCTGAAAGCGGCAACCACCCACGAAGAAGATCTGGTGCTGCCGTATGTGCAGGATCTAAAGAACATCGTCGACATGGAGGCGATTAAAGCGGCCGGGCTGAGTCTGGGCGTTGATCCGCTGGGGGGCGCCGCCGAGCCTTACTGGGACCCGATCAACTCGGTCTACGGCCTCGACATCAAGGTGGTCAACAAGAAGATCGATCCGACGTTTTCGTTCATGACCGTCGATCATGACGGCAAGATCCGGATGGATCCCTCCAGCCCGTACGCGATGGCGGGCCTATTAAGCCTGAAGGATCAGTTTCAACTCGCCTTCGCCAACGACCCCGACGCCGATCGCCACGGCATCGTCGCTCCGTCGAGCGGGCTGATGAACCCGAACCATTTCCTGGCCGTCGCGATTCGTTATCTGCTCACCAATCGTGATTGGAAAGCGGACGTCGCCGTCGGCAAGACGTTGGTCAGCAGCAGCATGATCGACCGCGTCGTGGGCAAACTGGGTCGCCGCTTGTGCGAAGTGCCGGTTGGTTTTAAGTGGTTTGTGTCAGGTCTGTACGATGGGTCGTTCTGCTTTGGCGGCGAAGAGAGCGCCGGCGCCAGTTTCCTGCGGTTCGACGGTTCGGTCTGGTCGACCGACAAAGATGGTCCGATCATGGACCTGTTGGCGGCCGAAATCTTGGCCAAGACCGAGAAAGACCCTGGCGTGCATTACCAAGAGTTGGAAGCGGAGTTCGGCAGCCCTTGCTATACCCGCATCGACGCCGCCGCGACGCCCGAGCAAAAGCAGAAGTTAAAGAACCTGTCGGCAGAGGCGGTCGCCGCGCCGACGCTGGCGGGGGACGCCATCACCGCCAAGCTAACGAAAGCCCCCGGCAACGACGCGCCGATCGGCGGCTTGAAGGTAGTGACCGACAACGGCTGGTTCGCCGCACGCCCCTCCGGCACCGAAAACATCTATAAGATCTACGCCGAGAGTTTCCAAGGTCCGGATCACCTCGACACGATCGTCAACGAAGCGCAAGAGATCGTCGACGCCTCGCTCGCGAGTTCTCACTAA
- the rpe gene encoding ribulose-phosphate 3-epimerase produces the protein MNNARVVKFAPSILSADFARLGEEVAAAEQAGADRIHLDVMDGHFVPNISFGAVVVEAVRRTTSLPLELHLMITNPDDYFDDFVAAGADSFLVHWEGNANLHRTIQRARHLNKGIGVAINPATPASVLEEILVDVDQVLVMTVNPGFGHQTFINTTLAKIGRVREMIDRRHPQCDLEIDGGVNAETAPLGVAAGANVLVAGTAIFGASQGAEAGMKHLRQAIEQSEPYES, from the coding sequence TTGAATAACGCCCGCGTCGTGAAGTTCGCCCCGTCGATTCTTTCCGCCGATTTTGCGCGGCTGGGCGAGGAAGTCGCCGCCGCCGAGCAAGCAGGCGCCGATCGCATTCACCTTGACGTGATGGACGGCCACTTCGTTCCCAACATCTCGTTTGGAGCAGTTGTGGTCGAAGCGGTGCGTCGCACGACGTCATTGCCGCTTGAACTTCATTTGATGATCACCAACCCTGACGACTACTTCGACGATTTCGTCGCCGCTGGGGCCGACTCGTTTCTGGTCCACTGGGAAGGGAACGCCAATCTCCATCGCACGATTCAGCGTGCCAGGCACTTGAACAAGGGAATCGGCGTCGCCATCAATCCGGCGACGCCGGCCAGCGTGCTGGAAGAGATCCTGGTCGACGTCGATCAAGTCTTGGTGATGACCGTCAACCCAGGCTTCGGCCATCAAACGTTCATCAACACCACCCTCGCCAAGATCGGCCGCGTGCGAGAAATGATCGACCGTCGCCATCCCCAATGCGACCTGGAGATCGACGGCGGCGTGAATGCCGAAACGGCTCCCCTGGGCGTCGCGGCCGGCGCCAACGTGCTGGTCGCAGGCACCGCGATCTTTGGCGCCTCGCAAGGCGCCGAAGCCGGAATGAA
- the malQ gene encoding 4-alpha-glucanotransferase: protein MIAETKFSSLPPFPERYRSSGVLLHVTSLPSPYGIGDVGPTAVRWIDRLHDSGQHWWQLLPLGPTGYGNSPYQPLSSFAGNELLVSPDWLIEDDLLKASDCDAMWDSASWVDFDKTIAFKRRLLATALKNFRAGSSPSLKAPFEKFCVDHAHWLDDYALFRALKDAHDGAYYLHWPAELVERQPEALAAAKRMLAPEIEEYRFVQFVLFRQAARLKAHAASKGVRIIGDLPFFVSPDSSDVWANPELFLLDQRRHPQFVGGVPPDYFSADGQLWGNPVYDWEAHRQTGYRWFINRLQAVLEFVDSVRLDHFRGFAAAWYVPAGETTAKVGEWTTGPDADLFQAIESDLGALPFFAEDLGTITPDVYELRDKFQLPGSRVLQFAFDGQPDNPYLPENYISNTVVYTGTHDNATSREWFEELPGDARKHVRWHLNAPTLEAQDISWALIRLAWESQAALSIVPLQDILSLGKEARMNVPGRADGNWAWRCTDEMFASPYWERLLDMTQHANRLAD, encoded by the coding sequence ATGATCGCCGAAACCAAGTTCTCGAGTCTGCCGCCGTTTCCGGAGCGATATCGTTCCTCCGGAGTCCTGCTGCACGTGACGTCGCTCCCTTCTCCGTATGGAATTGGGGATGTTGGGCCGACGGCGGTGCGTTGGATCGATCGACTGCATGATTCTGGGCAACATTGGTGGCAACTGCTGCCGCTAGGGCCAACCGGTTATGGCAACTCGCCGTACCAACCGCTCTCGTCCTTCGCTGGGAATGAACTGCTGGTTAGCCCCGATTGGCTGATCGAAGACGACCTGCTGAAGGCGAGCGACTGCGACGCGATGTGGGACTCGGCAAGCTGGGTCGACTTTGACAAGACAATCGCGTTCAAGCGACGACTGTTGGCGACCGCGCTGAAAAATTTTCGCGCCGGCAGCAGCCCGTCCCTGAAAGCGCCTTTTGAAAAATTTTGCGTCGATCACGCCCACTGGCTCGACGACTACGCCTTGTTCCGGGCGCTGAAAGACGCGCACGACGGCGCCTACTATTTGCATTGGCCGGCCGAACTGGTCGAACGTCAGCCTGAGGCGCTGGCCGCGGCCAAGCGCATGTTGGCTCCCGAGATCGAAGAATACCGCTTCGTGCAGTTTGTGCTCTTTCGTCAGGCGGCTCGACTGAAGGCGCACGCCGCCTCCAAAGGCGTTCGCATCATCGGCGATTTGCCCTTCTTCGTCTCGCCTGACTCAAGCGACGTTTGGGCCAATCCCGAGTTGTTCCTGCTCGACCAGCGCCGCCATCCGCAGTTTGTCGGCGGCGTTCCGCCCGACTACTTCAGCGCCGACGGCCAGTTGTGGGGCAACCCGGTCTACGACTGGGAAGCGCATCGCCAGACCGGCTATCGCTGGTTCATCAATCGCCTGCAAGCGGTGCTGGAGTTCGTCGATTCGGTTCGGCTCGATCACTTCCGTGGTTTTGCCGCTGCCTGGTATGTGCCGGCTGGCGAAACGACCGCCAAAGTTGGCGAGTGGACGACCGGCCCCGACGCCGATTTGTTTCAAGCGATCGAGTCCGATTTGGGCGCCCTTCCCTTTTTTGCGGAAGACCTGGGAACGATTACGCCGGACGTCTACGAACTGCGCGACAAGTTCCAACTTCCCGGCTCACGGGTCTTGCAGTTCGCCTTTGACGGCCAGCCAGACAACCCGTACCTGCCTGAAAACTACATCTCCAACACGGTCGTCTATACCGGCACCCACGACAACGCGACCAGTCGCGAGTGGTTTGAAGAGTTGCCGGGAGACGCCCGCAAGCACGTTCGCTGGCACTTGAACGCCCCGACGCTCGAGGCGCAGGACATCTCATGGGCGCTCATTCGACTTGCCTGGGAGTCGCAAGCCGCCCTGTCGATCGTTCCGCTGCAAGACATTCTGAGCTTAGGTAAGGAAGCCCGCATGAACGTCCCGGGCCGCGCCGACGGCAACTGGGCTTGGCGATGCACCGATGAGATGTTCGCCAGTCCCTATTGGGAACGCCTGCTCGACATGACGCAGCACGCCAATCGCCTGGCCGATTAA